In Desulfovibrio sp. TomC, the sequence CAGCAGACTGGAGACGAGCAGGATCTTCCCTCGTCCCCGTCTCCGCATGTCTTGGGCAAAGACATGGGTGACGGCAGTCAGACTCGCGATATCAAGCTGCACCATGGCCAGGGCCGCATCCAGGGTGACATCCAGAAACGGGCCTTGCAGTCCATGACCAGCGTTGTTTATCAGGATATCGATGCCAATTCCCTGGCCGGCGAGCTTTTGCTGCAAGTCGAGGACGGCGTTGACGGTGGAAAGATCGACCTGCACAACAACGACGGCGATGTGGTACTGCTGTCGGAGTGCGGAAGCGAGAGTTTCAAGCCTGTCCAGCCGGCGGGCTACAAGGACCAGGGAATGGCCTTGCGCGGCATATTGACGGGCGAATTCCTCGCCGAAACCGCTTGATGCGCCTGTGATGAGCACCCATGAATCGGTTGCGGCCTTGATTTCGTTCATCCGGGTTTCCTTGGTATGCGGCGTACGGTGCGTGTTCGGATTGGAAAGGGGACCGGGCCTGAGCCGGCAGATTGGTCCAGGCCCGGCCGGTTTCGATCAATCGATCCAGGTGACGTCGGCCTGCCCGATGTGGGGCGGCGTCTGGTGAAAGCGCTCGGCCGGAAGTCCAAGCATCAGGGCGCCAACGACTCCGGTCCCTTCGGGCAGGTGCAAAGCCTGCTGCAAGGGGGCGTGCGCGCCGGCAGCTTTTATGAAAATACCCGCCCAGCAGGTGCCTATGC encodes:
- a CDS encoding SDR family NAD(P)-dependent oxidoreductase; protein product: MNEIKAATDSWVLITGASSGFGEEFARQYAAQGHSLVLVARRLDRLETLASALRQQYHIAVVVVQVDLSTVNAVLDLQQKLAGQGIGIDILINNAGHGLQGPFLDVTLDAALAMVQLDIASLTAVTHVFAQDMRRRGRGKILLVSSLLAYLGMENFAVYSAAKAYVLRLGEALHRELKPHGITVTTLCPGMSDTGFAAAAKQKITPGLKLLMMQPAPVVRAGIRALESGRKSVVPGWANKAIVCFVWATPRWLHQAVFSRMMNA